Within the Pseudomonas sp. SL4(2022) genome, the region CGCCGGCCACCGCCGCCCGCGATTCCGTGGCGAAGCTGCCCTTGTGCGGCGCACCGGGGTCACGGAAGTGCACCTGATCGTCGATCATCCCCGGCAGCAGAAACTGCCCGGCGGCGTCGATCTCAACCTTGGCATTCACGCCGGTCAGGCTGCTGGCGATGGTCTCGATGCGGCCGTGGCGCACCAGCAGGTCGGCCTCGTATTCGCGGCCTTCGTTGATCAGGCGTGCGTTGCGGATCAGCAGGTCAGTCATGGCGATGCTCCTCGTGACAGGGATGAGTGGGCGGCACCGGGTCGTAGCCGCCCGGATGCCAGGGGTGACAGCGCAACAAGCGGCGCAGGGATAGCCAACTGCCGCGCAGCGCGCCATGGCGTTCCAGCGCTTCGACGGCGTAGTGCGAGCAGCTGGGGTGGAAGCGACAGCGCGGCCCGAGCAACGGGCTGATCAGGTATTGATACAACCGCACCAGGCCCAGCAGCAGGCGTTTCATTGCGGCACGCTGATCACGCTCACCCGCGCGTCGCGGATGGCGTTGTAAAAGCAGTTGGGTCGGCCGGTGTGGCAGGCTGGGCCTTGTTGCTCAACGAGCAGCAGCACGGCGTCGCCGTCACAGTCCA harbors:
- the yidD gene encoding membrane protein insertion efficiency factor YidD, yielding MKRLLLGLVRLYQYLISPLLGPRCRFHPSCSHYAVEALERHGALRGSWLSLRRLLRCHPWHPGGYDPVPPTHPCHEEHRHD